A single window of Cellulomonas sp. NTE-D12 DNA harbors:
- a CDS encoding glutaredoxin family protein, producing MSSPRVVLYGRVGCHLCVEARAVVADVCARTGTAWTEVDVDDAPPAGGRDLLEEYGELVPVVEVDGARHAWWHVDGEALRRALVGR from the coding sequence GTGAGCTCTCCCCGGGTGGTGCTGTACGGACGTGTCGGGTGCCACCTGTGCGTCGAGGCGCGTGCGGTGGTGGCGGACGTCTGCGCACGCACCGGCACCGCGTGGACCGAGGTGGACGTGGACGACGCGCCGCCGGCGGGCGGCCGCGACCTGCTCGAGGAGTACGGCGAGCTGGTGCCGGTGGTCGAGGTGGACGGTGCCCGGCACGCGTGGTGGCACGTGGACGGCGAGGCGCTGCGCCGGGCGCTCGTCGGACGCTGA
- a CDS encoding HAD-IB family hydrolase, whose protein sequence is MAPTTEPSDVTAPDEGHTAVTRSGDRRPAPGGGASGAALPAPAIPAAAVPAAAVPEDDERAGRAAVREAVVGPGAPPHGCVGAFFDVDNTIIRGASAFHLAVGLYRRGFFRRFDIVRFALHQARYLVFGENKQQIDELRSEALAIMRGHSVAEVAVIAEDVYDEVLTLRIYPGTRRLLDEHVAAGHAVWLVTATPVEVGELIARRLDATGALGTVAEHRDGFYTGRLVGDLLHGEAKAAAVRALAEREGIDLASSYAYGDSAHDVPILSLVGHPFAINPDRRLRRHAAEVGWPVREFRARRRATRRSINAASLAGLAWVAGLVARAVRRSLADRP, encoded by the coding sequence GTGGCCCCGACGACCGAACCGTCCGACGTGACGGCGCCGGACGAGGGCCACACGGCCGTCACCCGTTCGGGTGATCGGCGCCCCGCTCCCGGTGGCGGCGCGTCCGGCGCCGCCCTCCCCGCTCCGGCCATCCCTGCGGCGGCCGTCCCTGCAGCGGCCGTCCCCGAGGACGACGAACGAGCGGGACGCGCAGCGGTGCGGGAGGCGGTGGTCGGCCCCGGTGCACCGCCGCACGGGTGCGTCGGGGCGTTCTTCGACGTCGACAACACGATCATCCGGGGTGCGAGCGCCTTCCACCTCGCGGTCGGCCTGTACCGGCGCGGGTTCTTCCGGCGGTTCGACATCGTCCGGTTCGCCCTGCACCAGGCGCGCTACCTCGTGTTCGGCGAGAACAAGCAGCAGATCGACGAGCTGCGCTCCGAGGCCCTGGCGATCATGCGGGGGCACTCCGTCGCCGAGGTCGCGGTGATCGCGGAGGACGTCTACGACGAGGTGCTGACCCTGCGCATCTACCCCGGCACCCGACGGCTGCTCGACGAGCACGTCGCGGCCGGGCACGCGGTCTGGCTCGTCACCGCCACCCCCGTCGAGGTCGGCGAGCTGATCGCCCGTCGCCTCGACGCGACCGGGGCGCTGGGCACGGTCGCCGAGCACCGCGACGGCTTCTACACCGGCCGGCTGGTGGGCGACCTGCTGCACGGCGAGGCGAAGGCGGCCGCCGTGCGGGCCCTCGCCGAGCGGGAGGGCATCGACCTCGCCTCGTCGTACGCCTACGGCGACTCGGCGCACGACGTGCCGATCTTGTCCCTGGTCGGCCATCCGTTCGCCATCAACCCGGACCGCCGGCTGCGCCGCCACGCCGCGGAGGTCGGCTGGCCGGTCCGCGAGTTCCGCGCCCGTCGCCGGGCCACCCGCCGCAGCATCAACGCCGCCAGCCTCGCCGGGCTGGCGTGGGTGGCCGGGCTGGTGGCCCGAGCCGTCCGTCGGTCGCTGGCGGACCGCCCGTGA
- a CDS encoding GNAT family N-acetyltransferase, whose amino-acid sequence MRSPGAPVRVRTAQAEDAGALAELAAVTFPLACPPGSTPADQRAFVAQHLSAGRFAGYAVDPSRVLLVADDPTGALLGYTMLVHATPADPDVRAALTLSPTVELSKCYVHPDHHGSGVSSRLMAATLEAARGTGAAGVWLGVNQLNDRAQRFYARHGFTVVGTKHFQVGSRVEDDYVLERPL is encoded by the coding sequence CTGCGCTCGCCGGGGGCGCCCGTCCGCGTGCGCACCGCACAGGCCGAGGACGCCGGCGCACTCGCCGAGCTCGCGGCCGTCACGTTCCCGCTCGCCTGCCCGCCCGGCTCCACCCCCGCCGACCAGCGGGCGTTCGTCGCGCAGCACCTGTCCGCCGGGCGGTTCGCCGGCTACGCCGTCGACCCCTCGCGGGTGCTGCTGGTGGCCGACGACCCCACCGGCGCCCTGCTGGGCTACACGATGCTGGTGCACGCGACGCCGGCCGACCCCGACGTGCGCGCCGCGCTGACCTTGTCCCCCACAGTCGAGCTGTCCAAGTGCTACGTGCACCCCGACCACCACGGCTCCGGGGTGTCGAGCCGGCTGATGGCCGCGACCCTCGAGGCGGCCCGAGGCACCGGCGCGGCCGGCGTGTGGCTCGGAGTGAACCAGCTCAACGACCGGGCCCAGCGGTTCTACGCCCGGCACGGGTTCACCGTGGTGGGCACCAAGCACTTCCAGGTCGGCAGCCGGGTCGAGGACGACTACGTGCTGGAGCGCCCGCTCTAG
- a CDS encoding AURKAIP1/COX24 domain-containing protein has protein sequence MGSVIKKRRKRMAKKKHRKLLRKTRHQRRNKK, from the coding sequence ATGGGCTCCGTCATCAAGAAGCGCCGCAAGCGGATGGCCAAGAAGAAGCACCGCAAGCTGCTGCGCAAGACGCGCCACCAGCGTCGCAACAAGAAGTGA
- a CDS encoding helix-turn-helix domain-containing protein — protein MSEQSGRVRFLTVLEVAEVMRVSKMTVYRLLHSGELPGVRVGRSFRVPQDALDAYLRSSATAFVDDEGSVRREDRRSS, from the coding sequence ATGAGCGAGCAGTCCGGCCGGGTGCGGTTCCTCACGGTGCTCGAGGTCGCCGAGGTCATGCGGGTGTCGAAGATGACGGTGTACCGGCTGCTGCACTCGGGCGAGCTGCCCGGGGTGCGCGTCGGACGCTCCTTCCGCGTGCCGCAGGACGCGCTGGACGCCTACCTGCGCTCGTCCGCCACGGCGTTCGTGGACGACGAGGGGTCTGTCAGGCGCGAGGACCGCCGCTCCTCCTGA
- a CDS encoding acetoin utilization protein AcuC, with product MTSLSRTTTVARVVWSTELLAYDFGPGHPMTSERIDLTIALAAGLGLLDQPDVEVVGAEPASDALLTTVHEPAYVAAVHAAAEQGLPDLARGLGTSDDPIFPLMHTAAASMVTGSVDAALALWTGDVQHAVNVGGGLHHAMPGAASGFCVYNDAALAIRALLDAGAARVAYVDIDAHHGDGVQAAFWDDPRVLTISLHETGHALFPGTGWASEIGGPHALGTAVNVALPSRTADAGWLRAIDAVVPPVVREFAPDVLVTQHGCDTHVSDPLTTLRTSVDGQRRAAELLHDLAHELVDGRWLALGGGGYAMADVVPRVWSHLIATATHRSVPPDTALPEDWVTIVEARYGPLSTRRMTDGQPATFRPWSAGYDPADDVDRAIRATRAEVFPHLGLDVDFA from the coding sequence ATGACCTCGCTGTCCCGCACCACGACGGTCGCTCGGGTGGTGTGGTCCACCGAGCTGCTGGCGTACGACTTCGGCCCCGGCCACCCGATGACCAGCGAGCGGATCGACCTGACCATCGCGCTCGCGGCCGGCCTGGGCCTGCTCGACCAGCCGGACGTCGAGGTGGTCGGTGCCGAGCCCGCCTCCGACGCGCTGCTGACCACCGTGCACGAGCCCGCGTACGTCGCCGCGGTGCACGCCGCCGCCGAGCAGGGGCTGCCCGACCTCGCCCGGGGTCTGGGGACGTCCGACGACCCGATCTTCCCGCTGATGCACACCGCCGCCGCCAGCATGGTCACCGGGTCGGTCGACGCCGCGCTGGCGCTGTGGACGGGTGACGTGCAGCACGCGGTCAACGTCGGGGGCGGTCTGCACCACGCGATGCCCGGTGCCGCGTCGGGCTTCTGCGTGTACAACGACGCCGCGCTCGCGATCCGGGCGCTGCTGGACGCCGGGGCGGCCCGCGTGGCCTACGTCGACATCGACGCGCACCACGGGGACGGCGTGCAGGCCGCCTTCTGGGACGACCCGCGGGTGCTGACCATCTCGCTGCACGAGACCGGCCACGCCCTGTTCCCGGGGACCGGGTGGGCGAGCGAGATCGGCGGGCCCCACGCGCTCGGCACGGCCGTCAACGTCGCGCTGCCGTCCCGGACGGCCGACGCGGGCTGGCTGCGGGCGATCGACGCGGTGGTGCCGCCCGTGGTGCGGGAGTTCGCGCCGGACGTGCTGGTGACCCAGCACGGGTGCGACACGCACGTGTCCGACCCGCTGACGACCCTGCGCACGTCGGTGGACGGTCAGCGGCGTGCCGCGGAACTCCTGCACGACCTGGCGCACGAGCTGGTGGACGGCCGGTGGCTCGCCCTGGGCGGTGGTGGTTACGCGATGGCCGACGTGGTGCCGCGGGTCTGGTCGCACCTGATCGCCACGGCGACGCATCGGTCGGTGCCCCCGGACACCGCGCTGCCGGAGGACTGGGTGACCATCGTGGAGGCTCGCTACGGCCCCCTGTCGACCCGCCGCATGACGGACGGCCAGCCCGCGACGTTCCGCCCGTGGTCGGCCGGCTACGACCCGGCGGACGACGTCGACCGAGCCATCCGGGCGACGCGGGCGGAGGTGTTCCCGCACCTCGGGCTGGACGTGGACTTCGCATGA
- a CDS encoding polyphosphate kinase 2 family protein, with the protein MVADGWSTKAAEALAVHPGFRLADLDTRGTPGFGDGKKTGAAITRAIGERMSDLQERLFAEGRTGGTRSILLVLQGLDTAGKGGIVRHVMGMVDPQGVALHSFGVPTAEERRHDCLWRIRRALPPAGKIGVFDRSQYEDVLVARVNELAPRDVIDRRYDEIVDFEAELAKAGTRVIKVALMISRGEQYRRLHERLERSDKHWKFNPADVDTRARWDDYQEAYQVMFDRTSTPDCPWHVVPADRKWFARLAVSQLVLDALEDLDLHWPSADYDVAEQLARLEATR; encoded by the coding sequence ATGGTGGCGGACGGCTGGTCGACCAAGGCGGCGGAGGCCCTGGCGGTGCACCCGGGGTTCCGGCTGGCGGACCTCGACACGCGCGGCACACCCGGGTTCGGCGACGGCAAGAAGACCGGCGCCGCGATCACCCGCGCCATCGGCGAGCGGATGTCCGACCTGCAGGAGCGGCTGTTCGCCGAGGGGCGTACCGGCGGCACGCGCTCGATCCTGCTGGTGCTGCAGGGCCTGGACACCGCCGGCAAGGGCGGGATCGTGCGGCACGTGATGGGGATGGTCGACCCGCAGGGCGTCGCGCTGCACTCGTTCGGCGTCCCGACGGCCGAGGAGCGCCGGCACGACTGCCTGTGGCGCATCCGCCGGGCGCTCCCGCCGGCGGGCAAGATCGGCGTGTTCGACCGGTCGCAGTACGAGGACGTGCTGGTCGCGCGGGTGAACGAGCTCGCGCCGCGGGACGTGATCGACAGGCGGTACGACGAGATCGTCGACTTCGAGGCCGAGCTGGCCAAGGCCGGCACCCGCGTGATCAAGGTGGCGCTGATGATCTCCCGCGGCGAGCAGTACCGGCGGCTGCACGAGCGCCTGGAGCGGTCCGACAAGCACTGGAAGTTCAACCCGGCCGACGTGGACACCCGGGCGCGCTGGGACGACTACCAGGAGGCCTACCAGGTGATGTTCGACCGGACGTCGACCCCGGACTGCCCCTGGCACGTCGTGCCGGCCGACCGCAAGTGGTTCGCGCGGCTGGCGGTCTCGCAGCTGGTGCTGGACGCGCTCGAGGACCTGGACCTGCACTGGCCGTCGGCGGACTACGACGTGGCGGAGCAGCTGGCCCGCCTCGAGGCGACCCGGTAG
- a CDS encoding ABC transporter permease, with protein sequence MSPRLTAATTGRVLNQLRHDPRTIALILVLPCLLLGLIAWMFHGTDVIDRFGPMLVGLFPLIVMFLVTSVATLRERTSGTLERLMTLPIGRGDFVIGYAIAFAVLALLQSLVVTGFAVWVCGMDVKGPFLLMVLVAVLDAVLGCALGLAASAVARTEFQAVQLMPAIIFPQLITAGLLMPRAHMPTVLEWLSRVLPLTYGVEAMQRIAFGDGWSKVSGDVGVIALFIVGSLLLGISTLRRRTA encoded by the coding sequence ATGAGCCCCCGGCTGACGGCCGCGACGACGGGCCGTGTGCTGAACCAGCTGCGCCACGACCCGCGGACGATCGCGCTGATCCTGGTGCTGCCGTGCCTGCTGCTCGGGCTGATCGCCTGGATGTTCCACGGCACCGACGTGATCGACAGGTTCGGGCCGATGCTGGTGGGCCTGTTCCCGCTGATCGTGATGTTCCTGGTCACGTCCGTCGCGACGCTGCGCGAGCGGACCTCCGGCACCCTCGAGCGGCTGATGACCCTGCCGATCGGCCGCGGCGACTTCGTCATCGGGTACGCGATCGCGTTCGCCGTGCTCGCCCTGCTGCAGTCCCTGGTGGTCACCGGGTTCGCCGTATGGGTGTGCGGGATGGACGTCAAGGGACCGTTCCTGCTGATGGTGCTGGTGGCCGTGCTCGACGCGGTGCTGGGCTGCGCGCTCGGCCTGGCCGCCTCGGCGGTGGCCCGCACCGAGTTCCAGGCGGTGCAGCTGATGCCGGCGATCATCTTCCCGCAGCTGATCACGGCCGGCCTGCTGATGCCGCGCGCGCACATGCCGACCGTGCTCGAGTGGCTGTCCCGCGTGCTGCCGCTGACCTACGGCGTCGAGGCGATGCAGCGGATCGCCTTCGGCGACGGGTGGTCGAAGGTGAGCGGGGACGTCGGCGTGATCGCCCTGTTCATCGTCGGCTCGCTGCTGCTGGGCATCAGCACGCTGCGCCGGCGCACGGCCTGA
- a CDS encoding ABC transporter ATP-binding protein: MRNNEDGGGRPVAVEVRGLRVVRGGNVVLAGLDLTVPAGEVVGLLGPSGSGKTTLMRSIVGAQVVAGGTVTVLGRPAGSPPLRREVAYVTQAPSVYADLTVGENLHYAGSLLGAPASDPARVLDQVGLTGFERRLTGTLSGGELSRVSLAVALLNTPALLVLDEPTVGLDPVLRRDLWNLFGRLRDAGRSLLVSSHVMDEAARCDRLVLMRNGAVLADGTLAELLAATGASDAEGAFLTLVDRAAGKGPVAA; encoded by the coding sequence ATGAGGAATAACGAGGATGGCGGCGGACGGCCCGTCGCCGTCGAGGTGCGCGGGCTCCGGGTGGTCCGGGGCGGCAACGTGGTGCTCGCCGGCCTGGACCTCACCGTCCCGGCCGGCGAGGTCGTCGGGCTGCTCGGACCCAGCGGCAGCGGCAAGACGACGCTGATGCGCTCGATCGTCGGCGCCCAGGTGGTGGCCGGCGGGACGGTGACGGTGCTCGGGCGGCCCGCCGGGTCCCCGCCGCTGCGCCGCGAGGTCGCCTACGTGACCCAGGCGCCCAGCGTGTACGCGGACCTGACGGTGGGGGAGAACCTCCACTACGCCGGCTCGCTGCTGGGGGCACCGGCGTCCGACCCCGCGCGGGTGCTCGACCAGGTGGGGCTGACCGGGTTCGAGCGGCGCCTCACCGGAACGCTCTCCGGCGGGGAGCTGTCCCGGGTCTCGCTGGCGGTCGCGCTGCTGAACACGCCGGCGCTGCTGGTGCTCGACGAGCCGACCGTCGGGCTGGACCCGGTGCTGCGGCGGGACCTGTGGAACCTGTTCGGGCGGTTGAGGGACGCCGGGCGGTCTCTGCTGGTGTCCAGCCACGTGATGGACGAGGCGGCCCGCTGCGACCGGCTGGTGCTGATGCGCAACGGTGCGGTGCTGGCCGACGGCACGCTGGCCGAGCTGCTCGCGGCGACCGGCGCATCCGACGCCGAGGGCGCCTTCCTCACCCTCGTCGACCGGGCGGCCGGGAAGGGACCGGTGGCGGCATGA
- a CDS encoding TetR family transcriptional regulator: MAGRARAADGAAGAVGGGEDQARPRGRRPAGSDTRGDIVAAARAELAQRGYDGASVRSVARRAGVDPALVRHYFEDKAELFAAAMVPTGVEPAQVVGQLLEGGLDGLGERLARAVLEVWEDEHGERFRVLFGALGSSEPHVQAMAQFLGRQVFARVVAELPTPDADLRMALAASHVVGVLVARHVLQLPEIAGIGTDRLAALVGPALQGYLTGPLADVRSPDRPTAPLAGAHTEEDYSSHEE; the protein is encoded by the coding sequence GTGGCGGGACGAGCGCGGGCGGCCGACGGCGCCGCGGGCGCGGTCGGAGGCGGCGAGGACCAGGCCCGGCCGCGCGGCCGTCGGCCCGCCGGCTCGGACACCCGGGGCGACATCGTCGCCGCGGCCCGTGCGGAGCTGGCCCAGCGCGGGTACGACGGCGCCTCGGTCCGGTCGGTGGCGCGCCGCGCCGGGGTGGACCCCGCGCTGGTGCGGCACTACTTCGAGGACAAGGCCGAGCTGTTCGCCGCCGCGATGGTGCCGACGGGGGTCGAGCCGGCGCAGGTGGTCGGGCAGCTGCTGGAGGGCGGGCTCGACGGGCTCGGGGAACGGCTGGCCCGGGCGGTGCTCGAGGTGTGGGAGGACGAGCACGGCGAACGGTTTCGGGTCCTGTTCGGTGCCCTGGGCTCCAGCGAGCCGCACGTGCAGGCGATGGCGCAGTTCCTCGGCCGGCAGGTGTTCGCGCGGGTCGTGGCCGAGCTGCCGACGCCGGACGCCGACCTGCGGATGGCGCTGGCCGCCTCCCACGTGGTCGGTGTGCTCGTGGCTCGCCACGTGCTGCAGCTGCCGGAGATCGCCGGGATCGGCACCGACCGGCTGGCGGCGCTCGTCGGACCGGCGCTGCAGGGCTACCTGACCGGACCCCTCGCGGATGTCCGGTCACCCGATCGGCCCACGGCGCCCCTTGCGGGCGCCCACACGGAGGAGGACTATTCCTCACATGAGGAATAA
- the mmsB gene encoding multiple monosaccharide ABC transporter permease yields MGALAGVKDAFTKNFRQSGIYLAFVAIIILFYFLTKGVLLTPQNVTNIVVQNSYILILAIGMVIVIIAGHIDLSVGSVVAFTGAVAGVVTVRHGLPWWIGVVAALVVGALVGAWQGYWVAFVGIPAFIVTLAGMLLFRGATMVTLGNTQISPFPDDFRNIASGYLNGVMGGNGFDAFTLLLGALGVIGYAFSQWRKRRARIAYQQDVESMPLFIGQIVIMGAVVMAFAWELANYKGLPIVLIILAALILVYAAVTKNSVFGRHVFMIGGNLNAATLSGIKVKWVNFWIFVNMGVLSALAGLVFTARLNLANPKAGTGFELDAIAAAFIGGAAVTGGVGTVVGTIAGGLIIGVMNNGMSIMGVGIDYQQAIKGLVLLMAVAFDVYNKRRAGVSR; encoded by the coding sequence ATGGGCGCGCTCGCCGGGGTGAAGGACGCCTTCACCAAGAACTTCCGCCAGAGCGGGATCTATCTCGCATTCGTTGCGATCATCATCCTGTTCTACTTCCTGACGAAGGGCGTGCTGCTGACGCCCCAGAACGTCACGAACATCGTCGTCCAGAACTCCTACATCCTGATCCTGGCCATCGGCATGGTCATCGTGATCATCGCCGGCCACATCGACCTGTCGGTCGGTTCGGTGGTGGCGTTCACCGGCGCCGTCGCCGGTGTGGTCACCGTCCGGCACGGCCTGCCGTGGTGGATCGGCGTGGTCGCCGCGCTGGTGGTCGGCGCCCTGGTGGGCGCCTGGCAGGGCTACTGGGTGGCGTTCGTCGGCATCCCGGCGTTCATCGTCACGCTGGCCGGCATGCTCCTGTTCCGCGGCGCCACGATGGTGACGCTGGGCAACACCCAGATCTCGCCGTTCCCGGACGACTTCCGCAACATCGCGTCCGGCTACCTCAACGGGGTCATGGGCGGCAACGGGTTCGACGCGTTCACGCTGCTGCTCGGTGCCCTCGGCGTGATCGGCTATGCCTTCAGCCAGTGGCGCAAGCGCCGTGCCCGCATCGCCTACCAGCAGGACGTCGAGTCGATGCCGCTGTTCATCGGCCAGATCGTCATCATGGGCGCGGTCGTCATGGCGTTCGCCTGGGAGCTGGCCAACTACAAGGGCCTGCCGATCGTGCTGATCATCCTGGCGGCGCTGATCCTCGTGTACGCGGCCGTCACCAAGAACAGCGTCTTCGGCCGCCACGTGTTCATGATCGGCGGCAACCTGAACGCGGCCACCCTGTCCGGCATCAAGGTCAAGTGGGTCAACTTCTGGATCTTCGTCAACATGGGCGTGCTGTCCGCGCTCGCCGGCCTGGTGTTCACGGCCCGCCTGAACCTGGCCAACCCGAAGGCCGGTACCGGCTTCGAGCTCGACGCCATCGCAGCCGCCTTCATCGGCGGTGCGGCGGTGACCGGCGGTGTCGGCACCGTGGTCGGCACCATCGCCGGTGGCCTGATCATCGGTGTGATGAACAACGGCATGTCGATCATGGGCGTGGGCATCGACTACCAGCAGGCCATCAAGGGCCTGGTGCTGCTGATGGCCGTCGCGTTCGACGTGTACAACAAGCGGCGGGCCGGCGTCAGCCGCTGA
- the mmsA gene encoding multiple monosaccharide ABC transporter ATP-binding protein, whose translation MSDDILQMRGITKTFPGVKALQDVNLTVARAEIHAICGENGAGKSTLMKVLSGVYPYGDYEGEIYFDGELCKFNSIRASEQRGIVIIHQELALNPLLSIAENIFVGNELSQRGFIDWNKTNAEAARLMARVGLTENPTTRIADIGVGKQQLVEIAKALSKEVKLLILDEPTSALNDADSEHLLNLLRQLKGQGITSIMISHKLNEIAEIADSTTVIRDGRTIETLDMKRDEVTEDRIIRGMVGRDLEHRFPEHTPTIGEEVLRVEDWTVHHPIQHERVVVDHASLNVRRGEIVGLAGLMGAGRTELAMSVFGRAYGADISGRVIKDGKELRLHTVPDAIAAGIAYATEDRKRYGLNLIETIKQNISVAALGKVSRRGWVNDNEETKVAQDSRVSMNIKAPSVLALAGKLSGGNQQKVVLSKWIFADPDVLILDEPTRGIDVGAKYEIYTIINRLADAGKAVLFISSELPELLGMCDRIYAMSAGRITGVVPREQATQESLMQLMTKVKD comes from the coding sequence ATGAGTGACGACATCCTCCAGATGCGTGGCATCACCAAGACGTTCCCCGGAGTCAAGGCGCTCCAGGACGTGAACCTCACGGTCGCGCGGGCCGAGATCCACGCGATCTGCGGAGAGAACGGCGCCGGCAAGTCGACGCTGATGAAGGTGCTCTCGGGCGTCTACCCGTACGGGGACTACGAGGGCGAGATCTACTTCGACGGCGAGCTGTGCAAGTTCAACAGCATCCGCGCGAGCGAGCAGCGCGGGATCGTCATCATCCACCAGGAGCTCGCGCTCAACCCGCTGCTGTCGATCGCGGAGAACATCTTCGTCGGCAACGAGCTGTCGCAGCGTGGCTTCATCGACTGGAACAAGACGAACGCCGAGGCCGCGCGCCTCATGGCGCGAGTCGGCCTGACCGAGAACCCGACCACCCGCATCGCGGACATCGGGGTCGGCAAGCAGCAGCTGGTGGAGATCGCCAAGGCGCTCTCCAAGGAGGTCAAGCTCCTCATCCTGGACGAGCCCACGTCGGCGCTGAACGACGCGGACTCCGAGCACCTGCTCAACCTGCTCCGGCAGCTCAAGGGGCAGGGCATCACCTCGATCATGATCTCCCACAAGCTCAACGAGATCGCCGAGATCGCCGACTCCACGACGGTCATCCGGGACGGCCGCACCATCGAGACGCTCGACATGAAGCGCGACGAGGTCACGGAGGACCGGATCATCCGCGGCATGGTGGGTCGCGACCTCGAGCACCGGTTCCCGGAGCACACGCCGACCATCGGCGAGGAGGTCCTCCGGGTCGAGGACTGGACCGTGCACCACCCGATCCAGCACGAGCGCGTCGTTGTCGACCACGCCTCCCTGAACGTGCGGCGCGGCGAGATCGTCGGCCTGGCAGGTCTGATGGGTGCGGGCCGCACCGAGCTGGCGATGAGCGTGTTCGGCCGGGCCTACGGCGCCGACATCTCGGGCCGGGTGATCAAGGACGGCAAGGAGCTGCGCCTGCACACCGTGCCGGACGCGATCGCCGCCGGCATCGCGTACGCCACGGAGGACCGCAAGCGCTACGGCCTCAACCTGATCGAGACGATCAAGCAGAACATCTCGGTCGCCGCCCTCGGCAAGGTGTCCCGCCGCGGCTGGGTCAACGACAACGAGGAGACCAAGGTCGCGCAGGACTCGCGCGTCTCGATGAACATCAAGGCCCCCTCGGTCCTGGCGCTCGCCGGCAAGCTGTCCGGCGGCAACCAGCAGAAGGTCGTGCTGAGCAAGTGGATCTTCGCCGACCCTGACGTGCTGATCCTCGACGAGCCGACGCGCGGCATCGACGTGGGCGCCAAGTACGAGATCTACACGATCATCAACCGCCTCGCGGACGCCGGGAAGGCGGTGCTGTTCATCTCCTCCGAGCTGCCCGAGCTCCTGGGCATGTGCGATCGCATCTATGCGATGAGCGCCGGCCGGATCACCGGTGTGGTGCCGCGCGAGCAGGCGACCCAGGAATCCCTCATGCAGCTCATGACCAAGGTAAAGGACTGA
- the chvE gene encoding multiple monosaccharide ABC transporter substrate-binding protein, with translation MHVKRIAAIAAAFTLSLTMAACSGGGAGSTSGSTAGSTAGGGAATKGDLIGVAMPTKSSERWINDGNNVKSQLEALGYKVDLQYAEDDIPTQVNQIDTMITKGAKVLIVASIDGTALTSQLEQAHSNGIKVIAYDRLIRNSANVDYYTTFDNFKVGVQQATSLLTGLGVLDASGKDAGKTGPLNIELFAGSPDDNNATFFYNGAMSVLKPYIDKKVLVVKSGQTDFKTIATLRWDPATAQSRMENLLTSTYADGSKVAGVLSPYDGLSIGILGALKGVGYGTASQPYPIVTGQDAEAASVKSIIKGEQYSTIYKDTRELAKVTVAMTDAILKGQEPKVTDTKTYDNGVKVVPSYLLESQIITKDNYKKVLVDGGYYTEAQLS, from the coding sequence ATGCACGTCAAGCGCATCGCTGCCATTGCGGCAGCATTCACCCTGTCCCTGACGATGGCCGCGTGCAGCGGCGGCGGCGCGGGCTCCACCTCGGGTTCCACCGCCGGCAGCACCGCCGGTGGCGGCGCCGCCACCAAGGGCGACCTGATCGGCGTCGCGATGCCGACCAAGTCCTCCGAGCGCTGGATCAACGACGGCAACAACGTCAAGAGCCAGCTCGAGGCCCTGGGCTACAAGGTCGACCTGCAGTACGCCGAGGACGACATCCCCACCCAGGTGAACCAGATCGACACGATGATCACCAAGGGCGCCAAGGTCCTGATCGTCGCCTCGATCGACGGCACGGCCCTCACCAGCCAGCTCGAGCAGGCCCACTCCAACGGCATCAAGGTCATCGCGTACGACCGCCTGATCCGCAACTCGGCGAACGTGGACTACTACACGACGTTCGACAACTTCAAGGTGGGCGTGCAGCAGGCCACCTCGCTGCTGACCGGCCTGGGTGTCCTCGACGCCTCGGGCAAGGACGCCGGCAAGACCGGCCCGCTCAACATCGAGCTGTTCGCCGGCTCGCCGGACGACAACAACGCGACGTTCTTCTACAACGGCGCGATGAGCGTCCTCAAGCCGTACATCGACAAGAAGGTCCTGGTCGTCAAGTCCGGCCAGACCGACTTCAAGACCATCGCCACGCTGCGGTGGGACCCGGCCACGGCGCAGTCCCGCATGGAGAACCTGCTGACGTCCACCTACGCGGACGGCTCCAAGGTCGCCGGCGTGCTGTCCCCGTACGACGGTCTGTCGATCGGCATCCTCGGCGCCCTCAAGGGCGTCGGCTACGGCACTGCCAGCCAGCCGTACCCGATCGTGACCGGCCAGGACGCCGAGGCGGCCTCGGTCAAGTCGATCATCAAGGGCGAGCAGTACTCGACCATCTACAAGGACACCCGTGAGCTGGCCAAGGTCACGGTTGCCATGACCGACGCGATCCTCAAGGGTCAGGAGCCGAAGGTCACCGACACCAAGACCTACGACAACGGCGTCAAGGTGGTCCCGTCCTACCTGCTCGAGTCGCAGATCATCACGAAGGACAACTACAAGAAGGTCCTCGTCGACGGTGGCTACTACACCGAGGCGCAGCTGAGCTGA